The Erythrolamprus reginae isolate rEryReg1 chromosome 6, rEryReg1.hap1, whole genome shotgun sequence DNA segment CCTGAAGTTATTTATGATCTCTCAATGTCTACTGAAAATAGGGGAGGGTGATAGACATACATATGTCCATCACAGTAAAGCCAAGGTTTGTTTCGGTGCATCTAAGAGTATTCTGCAAGAATTACCCTCCTTGGTGTTCATATCCTGCAATTAATTCCAGGGAAGACACTCTCATTTGGTCATCTGACCTTGATTGAGCACATATTTTCTCTTGTTGGGTTTTATAAAGCAGGACAGTATCTCAAAATGAAACATTTCCTGACATCTCTTATATTAACAATTCAAGATGTGCTATAAGTTTCAGCCCTGGGTATGGAGTGTGACTCATCAGATTACGTATTTGAAAAAACAGAATCTTTGATAAACAAACAATGGGAAAGAAATACAGTTGCTAACTGAACCATGAACCTACACAATCATATTTGTTGTTAATGTCTATTCAATGTACCACTGTTGCTGCAAATATAACCTGCCCATTTTATTCTTTGGAAGAGTCTGTCTATTTTCAAAACTCATCTTCAGAAAGATCTTAAGGTGTACTAAATGCTTTACTATTTCCATCCCCCCCCCTTCTGTTTGACTGAAAAATCTGATCCAAGGAGAAAGGTCCAAATAACACAAGGTACTTTTGGAATGATCATGATGgcaatcaatcaattgatcaatcaaaattctagcatttttacCTCATGATGGCTGGATTCACATCTCAAGTTAAGCCAAAACTTTGGTGGCCAAACCGCTGCCTGGGTTGATGCATCACACTGTATCATAAATCATCATTTACAATGACCAATTTGTACAACACACTAAAACCAAACCCCAAACAAATCACAGCATGGTTCAACATGATTTTAATCCTAGCTGTAACACCGAACCATCATAACAGCTCATGCTCAACAGAAATTGAGGAAATCAGGCTGGGGAAAGTCGATGTACTATATTTTAGAAGTTGGTCTGAAAACATTCTTATTATgaggtaaaatatatatttcccccAAAGTAGAATAAAGCCATGAAAGAGAGGTAACTACAggtatcctcaacttacaacaatttagtgaccattcaaggttataatggcactgaaaaaaatgacttatatctgtttttcacacttacgatcaCCGTAGCATCCCcaatggtcaaaattcagatgcttgacaactgacttatacttatgacagttgcaatgtcccagggtcatttggtcaccttttgtgaccttcttacaagcaaagtcaatggagaagccagattcatttaacaaccttgttacttagttaacaactgcagtgcttcacttaacaactgtggcatgaaaagtcaaaaaatggggcaaaactcactcaattgttgtaagttgaggactacctgttttaACAGTAAACTCCTTAAACACAAGCTTTTCCCATTTTGCATTTCCATAACatcatattaataaataattgagAAATAAACTGACTGGAATTATTCCATGTTTGCTGTTCCAGTTTTTTCTTATAGCTTCCATGAAGTATGTTAGATGTCTCTCCCCCACTCCCTTTTCTCTCAGTTTCAAATGAACACACAAACTGGATAAATGGCTCTGGAATATTGGATTATACCTACTTAGTTCTGCTTCCTGAAATGCTTTTGTGTAGTTTTTCCTTTAGCAAAGCaaacccccctcccttccccaaaaAAGCTTTGCTCAGACGGATTTCTCGGGGACAGGTTGTTGCCCACAGGTGAAGAATGAATTCAAAAGCCCTTCTgtcaagagagaggaaggaagactgTTTCCAGGTCTTCTACGGAATTATAGCCTTCCCTCCAAATGACTCGCAGATCCAAAAGTTATCCTCTTTGATGTGCAGTTATTGGAGAGGGAGCACAATGTATCTTCTTGTTGTCATGTTCTCCAGCTTCTTGATTTCATACTAGAGCATAAAGTGCTATGGCATTGTTTTATAAAATCTGGAGCTCTCTTCCCCCGATTTGGAGTCATCCCCCCACCCATTATTTTGGTTTTACCTTGTGGCTCCTATGTTCTTGTAGTTACACATAAGGAGATGCTTAAAGGTTTTCTTGAAAGTAGCATTGCAGAGAGCATAGCAAGCAGGGTTGATGGTGCTATTGATATAGCATAACCAGTAACCAATTGTCCATACTGTGTTGGGAATACAAGACGAACAGAAGCTGTTGATGAGTACCATGACATTGTATGGTGTCCAAGTAATAATGAAGGCCAGCAGAATAGCCAAAATAGTCCTGGTCACTTTTTTCTCCCTGGAAGGAGGGGCTTTCTTTTTAGCAGGCTGTTTTGTCATCTTGACAATCTTACGCGCTACAATGTTCTGCTTCTCCTCTCCGTTTTGTCCGTCAGTGGCGACAATCTCCACGGCAGTATTAGTAGAGCCACTGTAATCTCCTTTGGGGGACTTTGTGAGTATCCGAATGCACGTCAATTTAGAATTCTCCACTTTTGCATTCACTTGAGAGACCGAAGCTCTGGGGTTCTCTGTGATGGCTTCATCTTCTTTCACATTGGAAGCACCTGCACTGACAGAGGTGGAGTCATTTGAGCTCTCTTTTTCTTCTGCTGGGACACAATTCTCCATGACTGGCTCCCCAGTGGCTTTACCATTCAGGATTTTATTGTGTTCTGTTCCATCTTCATTGGTTGGGAGGTTGTTATTATTTGGTTTCCCTATTTTACCTTGAACTAAACTTGGTGATGCTGGGTCCTGGTGGTGGCCACCctcctttttgtcttttttaacCCTGCTCCTACTAGCACGGGATATTTGCCAGTACAGAATGGTCATGATCACAACAGGCAGATAGAAAGCTGCAATTGCTGTGCCAAAGGTGACAGCTGCATTGGATAGGAACTGGATATAGCACTCCTTATCAGGTACCGTCCTTTCTCCTACAATGAACTGCCAAAAGAGAATGGCAGGTGCCCACAAGATAAAAGAAAGAACCCAGGCAGCTGCAATCATCATCCCTGCCATCTTAGTGGTCCTCCTGACCGGATAGGTCAGGGGTTTGGTCACACAAAAAAACCTGTCAAAACTGATGATGAGAAGGTTCATGACAGAAGCATTGCTGACCACATAGTCAAGGGCCAACCACAGGTCACAAACCACAGGTCCCAATGGCCAAGAGCCCGTCACAGTGTAAAGTGTGTACAGGTTCATGGAGAAGACCCCAATGATCAAATCAGCACAGGCCAAGCTGAAAAGAAAGTAATTGTTGACAGTTTGTAGGTGCCTGTTGACTTTTATGGACACCATAACCAGGATGTTCCCAATGATGGTTACCAGGCTCAGGGACCCAGCTACCAGGACAATGAAGATAACCTCAACTGTTTTATAAGGACTTGACGTCATCATTCTGTCCTCCAAATAACTTATGTTCGTGGAGTTATTCATTTTTGCATCTGTTGATTGAATGCCTGTTTAAGCCtgcagaggaaagaaaaagaaaagaaaagaaagatgtgAGACATTGTCTTTTCTTGCTTttggcaaatgaaaaaaaaagaactagACCTCATTGGCACAAAACCCATGTTCTGTATGCACAAGGTCCTGGTATCTCTGGGCTTATTATGAAAAAGGTCCTTTCTGAAAACTTGAAATGataatccaggtcatggttgataatccaggtcatggttgactTGATTGAATCAAGTCAACACTGAAACTGAATGGACTGATGTAATCAAGAACACTTTCCTACATCGCTTAAGATGGGATGAAAAGAGTGAAaatatgtacagtggtccctcgattttcgcaggttcaaacttcgcgaaatggctataccacggtttttcaaaaatattaattaaaaaataatttgctatttttttccctataccacagttttccccacccgatgacatcatacgtcatcgccaaactttcgtcagcctttaataaatatttttttaataaactttaataaataaacatggtgagtaataatctaaatggttgctaagggaatgagaaattgcagtttaggggtttaaagtgttaagggaagggttttgatactgttcatagccaaaaatagtgtatttacttctgcatttctacttcgcggaaattcgactttcgaggggcggtctcggaacgtatcccctgcgaaaatcgagggaacacagagagaagaaaaagagttaTCTGACAGAACAagatttaaaataggaaatattcATAGATAATTTGTAAATTATGAAGTAGTTGGAGTTCAACATTTTGATCTGACATTTTCCTGACAATTAGGTAACACCAATTGAAGCAACACTTTCACAGCTTGCCAGTCTCTGAGTACATCAGAGAAGAGTCCTTTGCAACATCCCTGATCAAAGTTTCAAAGGAAATTATCTAAATATTGTGCATGTAAAATAGTCATCAATTGTCAAGACCAGGTGTTGGGGTACCTTTAAGGCAAGTAGCTTTCCTCAACTGGTTGTCTTGTATAATGCAAATACTTTTCAAAAGTACTCTACACTACTTGGAAGTAGAGGGCCACTTCTCTGCTCAATATTCTTTTAACAAAGAGGTCACCTTGATCAAATGTTCATCAAAAGAAAATGCCCTTTTAAAGCTCTGCCCAGatgcacttagcaatagcaatagaagcCGGTCCTATATACCACTCCATAATGCTTTACAACATTCTCTGAAGACAATCTAGGTCACAATCTTACCAAACAGGAAAGGATTGAGGATTGAGTCTACCTGGAGCCAGCTGGCTGTGGCAAGGTTAGCCTGCAATAGTGCATTTAACCATGGCACTACCATGGCTCCTAAGCAGAAATAGCACTGAGTATTTCTGATTATTCTTCTACAAAGTATAACAGCCTTCAGGTTACATAAGAAAGTGCCTGAAAATCACAAACTAAAGCAAACTCTTATCAGATTTGTACAGTGATTATATCGTACTCTCTTTTCtggttgcctttttttttttttttgacaattttataaaaatcaactCTAAACAAGGTGGGCCATTCTAAAAGGGGTGTTCTGGTTTTTTTCCACTGCTGGTTCAATCAGCAATGTGCCACGAGGTCGCGGACATGAAGCGGCCGCATACACAGTGCTTAAAAcacagcttctgagcatgcacagaagcaaaaaacagtttatgtacatgtgcagaagcaaaaaaccaatatggctctgcctgTGGAGCCACCAAGAGAGTCAGTTCATGGGCGTGGCAGGCTTGGGCTGCCAAATTActgccagttctatagaaccagtcgaTACCCAGCtctgagattgattgattgattgattgattgattgatttagttggttagttagttagttagttagttagttagttagttagttagttagttagttagttagttatttgacttctatgccacccaatcccaaaggaatcaggacggcttacaacaacaataaaaatacaatataaatagatacaaagcgataaaagaagttgaacattatcaaagactaaaacattatctaaaacaaaACCCCATAAAAACGTTATTAAAAAGGACGGTCACAATCATATACATGCACACTATTCATAGAGTTGCCCatcaaagatgtaaatttatggcccccaagcctgccggcaaagctaggtctttgtggccttatgaaaggccaacaGGGTGGGAGCACTATGGACATCAGgcagtagttggttccatagaactggggcagccatagagaaggccctcccatgtggtcctgccaacctgcattgcttagtcgacgggacccagataaGCACAGTAGTATATATTATGTAATATTatgtaatgagccggggtggcgcagcaggtagagtgctctactgcaggccactgaagctgactatagatctgaaggtcagcggttcaaatctcatcaccggctcaaggttgactcagccttccatccttccgaggtaggtaaaatgaggacccggattgtaggggcaatagcctagctctgttaaaaagtgctattgctaacatgttgtaagccgccctgagtctaaggagaagggcggcataaaaattgaataaataaataaataaataaataaataaacaaacaaacaaacaaacaaacaaacaaacaaacaatagttcCTCCCTGCaccagggttttaaaaaaataaaaaaggatatcTAATTCAAATGGAGGAAAGATTCAACTTTTGTTacggtattttctttttttaaactcgGGTAGGCAAAGCTGTGTCTGTAGATGCCAATGTATCCACAGACTTCCCAAGGCAGCTGTCATGCTTCCCACACCAGGTAAGGGTTCATGTATGCATTTTAATTAAAAGTAACTAAATGCGGAGCTGTATGCCACAAGCAAAACACCTGAATCTTTACAAATATATTTTGGGAATCCATGTAACCAACCCAGAAGATGAAAAATGGCAGCTGGTTGCAAACGGAGGTTTAATTTGAAAATGAATCCACTTgttccagaaaaaaaataaagcaaaaattaGACCCAGGTAGGATGGagtatttatttagttttttgtTAAGTAGCTATTTTTCCTATAACACTTGTTTATTAAAATTTCTCATTGGCAGCTCTTTTATAGGAGAAATATCTGCATTGTATACTCCTGATACCAAATGGAAAGGATTATCTATAACTGGCGCATGGAACATCTGATTGCTAGtatatagtgatgggcaaacccaacggtgttcgggttcggcaagttcggatgaactttatgcaaaattcggccgaacccgaaccgtacctgaacggggaatccctcccatgaagagattccgggcgtggacctttgacgtcaccggcaggttgctaaggacgccaaggtgatcacttcctggattccatggaattcaggaagtgatcaccttggcatccttagtaacctgccggtgacgtcaaagctccgaatgccgaacacgaccccgaactttgcccgaagtttgaaaagattttgtgttcgtgttcggcataccaaacaccgcagacccgaattgtgcgggttcagtttgcccatcactactagtATATAAAGTCATAGCTGTATGGCATGAAAGTTTTTCAAACCCTTTCCCAAGTCCAGCTAAGATCCATCTAGTGATGATTACCCAGCCATGCCCTCCATCACTGAAGGATAATGGCTCCCCAAGGCATTATGAATGTTAGTGTAATTAATTTCTTTCCAGTCAAAATGGCTTGGATTGCAATATGCTGTATTTCCTTGCAACATCTGTTTCTGTGATCAGTGTTCGGAGATGCACCCCCTCCAAAGATtattccaagaaaaaaaaacccagaaacacCAATACTAGTTTGATATATTGGCCCCAAGAGAGCAGACATTTTTGCCCTTAAATTgcattttatcttttcttctgtttctttgaaCCAATTCAAGTGAACAAGCTAGCTGTCCTAAATGAACAATCAAACAACCTCGCCTTATTTTATTTAGAAGCTGCGTTTAGTAGGATGTATACATTTATGATGATTTCAAGAGGCAGATTTTTGTACTATTCCAAACCTTCTTAAGAGGTACAGATGGATTCCCAAGGCCATTCCTGGAAGGGCGATTCGGCAATGATAAAACAGAAGCCTGCTGACTTCGGCATTTTGGGCAGCTGTTAATGTAGAAACCTTCTCCTGCACAGAGAATTTATAAGCAATTAAAATTTCTAACTGATAATCAAATTTTGCCTGAAATATGAATGTTTCTGtttaaaagcccttcatggcaccggaccagattatctcaaggaccgccttctgctgcacgaatcctagcgaccggttaggtcccacagagtgggtcttctctgggtcccgtcaactaaacaatgctgcttggcgggacaaaggggaagagccttctctgtggtggccccatccctctggaaccaactccccccagagattagaattgcccccaccctccttgcctttcataagcttcttaaaacccacctcttccgccaggcatgggggaattgagatgctctttccccctgggcctttacaatttcatatgtggtatgtctgtatgtatgtttggttttttatattaatgggtttttaaatcatttttagtatttattggattattattgtacattgttttattactgttgttagccgccccgagtcttcggaaaggggcggcatacaaatccaataaataaataaaataaataaaaatcagtttGCCTTACCCATCCACCTACTTCTGTCCCCACACACCCTTTATCAAGTACACCTTTTATCAAAATTCGGGCaaatttcttttttggggggcagGGGTTGGTTATAATCCAATGGTAGACAAAATCAATGTTTTACAATATGAATGATTCATATTCACAGAAGAAAAGAATAATCTGTAATCTTCAGGAAAATCCTATTTACAGATTTATGAACCGTATTGGTGGTTATAAAGATTAGCAGcagaatctgtctgtctgtctgtctgtctgtctgtctgtctacctacctacctacctacctacctacctacctaactctatatctatctatctatctatctatctatctatctatctatctatctatctatctatctatctatcatctatctatctatctatctatctatctatctatctacctacctacctacctacctacctacctacctctatatctatctatctatctatctatctatctatctatctatctatctatctatctatctatctatctacctacctacctaactaactatatctatctatctatctatctatctatctatctatctatctatctatctatctatctatctatctatctacctacctctctctatttatatctatctatctatctatctatctatctatctatctatctatctatctatctatctatctatctatctatctatctattatctatctatcatctatctatctatctatctatctatctatctatctatctatctatctatctatctatctatctatctacagtaatctattttatctatttaccatatctatctatttatccccatcttcctccctccctccctctcctcactATAATACTCTACACTATGTGTGATATAGTCCCATCAAATGAGTGGATCTTAGCCTCCCAGGAATAATTGAACACGATTCTTGGTCATTACAGTAGCTCATGTAGACTAAAAGTAGTTTTATAGTCAACCAAAGATACATTTAAGAGAAAACCAGATAAACAGTCACATCATAAATGTCTCTAGCTGAATAGTAATCCAAATTTAGCCAACATATTCTATCAGACTCCTGATGTGAAATTCATGTGAACCATATACAAAGCACCACTTGCCAAATAAAAGGTCTATTAATGAAAAGCCTCCTTTGAAAACTATTGCATTGACATAAATATGAATTGCCTTTGATGTTTCTCACATACTGTAAGTCATTATCACTCTTCAGTTGATACTGATTGGATTCGCTGAGCAAAAAATCAGATTTTAATTGAATTATCCAAATTCACTCCTTATTGGAGAAAAGCTATACACAGTATGGTAGAAGTGCGGATCGCTTAACATCTCTGATAACTTTATGCATCCTAATTCTGGAACCCAACAGGAAACATGTAGTTGAAATGAAAGCAATGGGCAAAGTTTGTGTATATTGTCGAGGGAGCTCCACTTTTACTTTCACAAGTTTAATACttcctaaaatattattttcaattcAATAACAACTCCCAAAATCTCCAGCAAACAAGAAAACCCAATCAACTACACAAGATTAatgatctagatcagtggttcccaacctttttttgcccatgtcCCACCTAAtcatctctaaaatcctcatgCCCACCTCTcccttgacatttatttatttatttattcattcattcattcattcattcattcattcattcattcattcattcattcattcatttatttattataaaaaccaaacatacacacaaacataccatgcataacttgtaatggcctaggggaagaaatatcttaactcccccatgcctggcgacaaaggtgggtcttgagtagtttgtgaaagacaaggagggtgggggccgttctaatctctggggggagtttattccagagggccggggccgccacagagaaggctcttcccctgggcctcgccaaacgacattgtttggtcgacgggacccggagaaggccaactctgtgggaccttataggccgctggaatttgtgcggtagaaggcggttccacatgtattctggcccaatgccatgtagggctttaaaggtcattaccaacactttgaattgtgaccggaaaccgatcggcagccagtgtaggcctTGGTGCCTCTGCTTacaattcaaaaagtgaactcttaCTCATGTGGAGGAAACCTAAAAGCCCATGAACTtgctttaaacaaggttccaattgcccctattaaaaatcaaattgcccctctTTGGGGTGTGGGCCCGAAGTGGGGAACCAGGGATTTAGAttttagatcagggatgtcaaactcaattttgttgagggctgcatcagggttatgtttgacctcaggggatcTGGGATGGTTGTGGCCAGCTTGATTTCACTTGTATCAGGGGCACCTGTGCTGGTCTGAGTGCTTTGGCAGCTATAATGGGCTCTCAAGGTCCATTTTCGTCTGTCACAGTCTCTTGTAACCCTctcccagtgaaaacagagctcagaggGCTGCCTACAGCCCTCctaagctccgttttcactaccAGAGGCACCAAGGCCAGCTATTCATTGTTTCCAGAGTGGCCCCATAGGCTACagctaagcaccccatgggccaaaTCCTAATTGATACTCCTGTTTTGGGTACTCACTAATTGAGGTATGAAACTATTTCAAAACCAAGTCCTGTCTGGCATACAGAACAGAATCGGGAATCAAATGGTTTGACCCCTTTTATGGCTCCAACTTTTATTTTTCATATAAATCTACAGTCCTCATGGAGTTTGAAAATATCAGCTGCTctttgaaatatatatacagtacatacacatgtatgtatgtatgtatgtatgtatgtatgtatgtatgtatgtatgtagattgttctgagttcgggttttgccctgtgtaatattttgcatgtctatgcgacgtttcggtgaaatcacattcgccatcatcaggctgaagttttaagcttcgtgttgctgtaaatatggaatgtttgtaactgccatttcttccttatatatagtgttgggggtggagatttggtttgaatgtagcaaatagattgggtgactatgttttagtgatttgattggttggtggaatcacacttacttgaaagattgatatggtgattattctgatatgtttttttgtttaaggctggtttccaaatctctggtaggcgggacgtatcatctcttttattcatgcatagggggcatttctcaatctctatagcttctctagtaattcttctgtataaattttctgttttggaaagtaatttagttttttcaaagtcaatttcgtgccctgtttttttaatgtgctggacaagggaggaagtcttttcttcttttttaactgcattctcatgttctgcaatgcgttggctcactcttcgattggtttgtccaatgtatgtggctgcacatgttttgcaagggatttcatagattccttggtgttctagtcggattttatcttttgggttccttaggatgtttgatattttttggttagtgacaaatgaagttttaatattatgtttgtgcaggattttactaattttgtcagtggtgcccttgatgtaagggagaagggtggtaccattgtccagttcttgatcttgatttttggggggtgtctcttttttgattaggtttgtgattgttttccttttgaatccattagaaattaatacatctttgagtttgttcaattcagtttttaagtgctcctggtcagctaggcgtttggttctggtgatgagagttttggctactgaggtgatttgtgcggggtggtggtgggagtgtgcatttagataacggttggtatgggttttcttttggtagatggtgtgtcctagggtgccattgggttttttatagattagtacatctagaaagggaagttgatcattgacttctgtttccatagtaaattgtattttggggtgtaggctgttgagatgtgtgaggaaattgtctagtttttcccttccatgtggccaaattacaaaagtatcatcaacatatctcagccaaagtttaggtttgtgtttagattgctctaatgcattattttcaaaatattccatatagaggttggcgatgacaggtgagaggggtgatcccatgggggct contains these protein-coding regions:
- the CHRM2 gene encoding muscarinic acetylcholine receptor M2, which encodes MNNSTNISYLEDRMMTSSPYKTVEVIFIVLVAGSLSLVTIIGNILVMVSIKVNRHLQTVNNYFLFSLACADLIIGVFSMNLYTLYTVTGSWPLGPVVCDLWLALDYVVSNASVMNLLIISFDRFFCVTKPLTYPVRRTTKMAGMMIAAAWVLSFILWAPAILFWQFIVGERTVPDKECYIQFLSNAAVTFGTAIAAFYLPVVIMTILYWQISRASRSRVKKDKKEGGHHQDPASPSLVQGKIGKPNNNNLPTNEDGTEHNKILNGKATGEPVMENCVPAEEKESSNDSTSVSAGASNVKEDEAITENPRASVSQVNAKVENSKLTCIRILTKSPKGDYSGSTNTAVEIVATDGQNGEEKQNIVARKIVKMTKQPAKKKAPPSREKKVTRTILAILLAFIITWTPYNVMVLINSFCSSCIPNTVWTIGYWLCYINSTINPACYALCNATFKKTFKHLLMCNYKNIGATR